The Fulvia fulva chromosome 1, complete sequence region CCGCAGCTCGTTGCCGCGCATCAGAACCCCCAGCAGCATTGGACCCATTAACCCCCTGCTGCGAGGAAGCAGGCCTTTGATCGTGCGTATCATTTGAATCCTCCGTCTTCTCCTTAACACTCTCAAACATACTCCTCACCCTCTCATAATGCCTCAACTCGTCCAAGCTGACACTCGGCGTCAACTCTTGTCTCGCAAGATGGAAGTCTTCCTCCACTACCGCAACTTCCGTGTCCGCTTCGGTGGCGTAGTGATCAAAGTAATACGCCACTGAGATGACACTCTGGCCCTTGGCATTGCGCTCCGCGTTGATGGCTGCGACGCGGGAATCGACGGTGCGGGCGGAGCGCGTGACAGCTTTGAGCATGGCGTCGGAGGCGAGGGCGTACAGGTCTGCGCCGGTGAAGGTGAAGGGGAGGTGTGAGGCGACGCGGGGGAGGGAGACGGTTGGCGAGAGGGTGAATCTGTTTATCGCAATTAGTCGGGGTTTTGTGGAAGATTGCGGTGATGTGTACGTACTTTCTCGTCAGCGCTTGCAGGATAGTCGCCTGCTTGTCGTGAGTATCGCTGATTCCGAGGTAAAGCATCTTATCGAAACGGCCAGGTCGCAGGAGTGCTTGATCGAGGAGATCGGGTCTGTTCGTGGCGCCAATGACGAAGACGCCTCCGCCGCTTTCCTCGCCGTCACTCATGCCATCGAGCTCTGCGAGGAGTTGGGAGACGATTCTGTCCATAACACCGCCGGAGTCACCTTGATTGCCACGTTTCGGTGCAACCGAGTCCAATTCGTCGAAGAAGACGACGCATGGTCGTGCATCTCTGGCACGTTGGAAGACGCGGCGGACGTTGGCCTCTGACTCTCCAATGTACATGTTGAGCAGCTCTGGGCCCTTGACGGAGAAGAAATTGAGGCTGAACTCTGTGGCGATTGCCTTGGCAAGGAGCGTCTTACCAGTGCCGGGGGGTCCGTAGAAGAGGATACCGCTGCGCTTCTTGAGGCCTTTGGCAAAGAGCTCCGGTCGCGAAAGTGGTAGTTGAATCGTTTCGATGACTGCGTCTTTGACGTTGGTTAGACCTCCGACATCAGACCATTGGACGTTAGGAATCTTGGGTGCACCGATTGAGTCTGCGAAGTTCTTTCTTGCGAGGTCAACGGCAGCATCGAAGTCTGCTGGGATGACTGCATTGGCAGCAGCGCCGCCTGAGAGTTGTATGTCCTTGATAGTGATGGCATCTTTGGCTGCTTCAGTCTTCGTCACAGCCAGAGTATAGAGCCTTTCGGCCTTTGCCACGAGCGCACGCTCGACCACATCTAGAAGATCACCAGCCACGAGTGCGGCAGTCTTGACTGCTATCGATGCCAGGTCTACCTCAAGGGCAAGCGATACGCCAGAGTCGGTTGCAATGTCTCGAAGGATGCCCTCTCGCTCGCCTTCGTCAGGTGCAGACATCTCCAACTCATGCGTGAAAAGTCCTCGCACGGTGTCCGGGATCTTGTCAACATCCGTGGTGGTAGCGACCAGTACTCTTGCTGTCTCCAGTACGCCCTTCAGCGATGCTGCAGTTCGTTCTTCACCAAGCACTTCCAGATGCGTGATACAGATTGCCGTAAACTCAGCTCCACAGTCAAGAGCACGTTCACATCTCGCCTCCAGAAGACCTTGTGCCTGCGTGTCGACGCCTTGACCGCCTTCTGATGCGATATCGTTACCATCGATCGGGAAGAAGTGGACGCCAAGGTCACTGCAGACGCGCTGCACAGTGCGTGTTTTGCCGATGTTTCGCTGAGTCGAATGTATGAGTACCGTCAGAGGCGGCATACCCAGATGCACTGCACGCGGACCTATCGAGACAGATATCAGCTCACGGAGCCTCCTCTGCAAAGCCGAGATGTAAGGTGGAGTGACTTCAGGCAGACCGGTAGCAGCAGCATTGGCAGTAGGCTTTGCCTGTACTTTGCGAACGCCCAGATAATACTGCCATGTATTGCTCGAGGCCGACGGCAGTTGACGTCTGTCATCTCCGGATTGCCTCATCTGTATTTTGGTAGGGTCAATGGTCGCAGCGTCGCCCCAGGTATCAGACTCTGGCTCGATGCCGTCTTCTGATGGCGGAACGTTGATGGCTTCGATGGAGAACCACGCAACGTTGACGGGAGTCTTGCTGTCACTGCTCTCGCCGTTGGCTACATTGTGACACAGCAGGGCAGAAGCGCTGCTACCATCCAGCTCAGCTTCACCCTCATAGACGGATCGGCCCAACGATTCGTCCACTTGTATGGCAATCAAATCGCCAGGCTTGATGATGCGCTGCCTCATCTCGAAGTACTGCTTCAGCTTGGTGAAGAGTGCATTGTTCAGTGATTGTTCGGTCGAAATTGGTGTCACGATCTTCCTCAGTGTCACCTCCGATGCAGTCGGTGGCAATCGAGCAGAAGCAGTGTCCGGTCTGGGCGTCATAGGTCGTTTCAGACTCTGCCTCTTGTTCTTAGGCATGGCAGACATGCTGATATTGGTCGGCTCCTGCAAGTTGGCTAACAATACTGGCGAAAGGTAGATCATCGCTGCCGTGGAAGAGTTCGTCGCAAGCGAAGAGATGCTATCTCTGCGACCGTGCCTCGTGTTCACTTTATAGTTCTGCGCTCGCTTCGTCATATTCTCCGGGAGAGTGTAGACCTTGGCTGGGCGCCATTGTCGCTCTGTCAGGCCACCAAGCTCGCCGAAAGCACTAAAGTTCGGCAGTATCTGGCTTTCAGCAGCTTCGATTCTGAGCCAGTCGCCGGAGAAACAGCCTAGACGAGCTAATGACTGGGCGTCAACGTAGACACGAGCTTCTTCGTCCTCGTCGGCAGATGGTCGTGGATGCAGCAGCTCATTCGGTATGCGTTCAACGAGGCCCTGCGCGCGAAAGACCTTGCTGCGAGTCGCCTGGCCTCCTCTAATCGTCGTTGAAGTCATGTTGGAGAAGACAGATCCTGGCGTGCCGATACCACGAGTGCCCAGTCCGAAGGGTCTGGGTGTTGCGGATGTCAGTGCGGAGCTGAGCCCCGATGGTCCATCCACGAGACTGGGCTTCGCCAACGATATCATGTCATCGTCATCAGACAAGTTGCTCTCCTCAGCACTTGAATCGAACATATCGTCAGAGTTCGAGAAGTCGGTGGCAGATTTCGATGTAACGATCGGCTTCAGTGGCTTTGCTGGGGAGTTCTCTTCGGTAGCAGAGTAGAAGGCCTCATTGGCTGTGTCCTCCTCGCCAGACTCCTCGTCCAGACGTGGAGAAAGAAGGCCTCTGTTCCCAGCATTGGCACGTTTCTCGGAAGAGGTAGGCACAAGCACAATGTTGGTGGAATCAGATACCAGCCCTTGGGACACAGGCTCGCAAGCCAGAATCCTGGCTGGAGGCGCCATGGTGTGCGTGACCGGATGCGAGATTGGCAATGGCAGAAGGTCCTCGGTATGGACGATAGACCAAAGAGCTTCCTTGACCAATGCCTTCACGTTCTCTTCCCGTTCTGTAGCAGCTCCATCCTCTTGCACGGGCGAAGCCGCCTGCTTGCCTGGCCTCCTGGCATTCTGCGCAGCTGTGCCAACACCACCACCATACCGTTTATGCACATCTTGCAGCTTTTGGATCGCTTCCGGATCTACCGACACGAAGATGGTGTCAAGCGGCAGTGGCACGACATCGCTGACTCTGACCTCGACGGAGCTGTTTTGACGGAGGGGCTTGGAGGGAGCAAGAGCCTGGACGAGCTTCACAAAGCTCTGCGTACCTGAAGCCGATGCTGGAAACCTGATGGTCGAGGCAGGCAGTGGTTTCTCGCTCGCAGCTTGGGCTCTGATTGGCAGAATCGTCCAGCTTGACTCGGAGAGCGAAGGATTGGGCGTCCACGCTGTTACTGCGCAGAACAGCTTCTTCTGTTCGCCCGCTTGACCAGAACTCTGCCCATCCTGCCCGGGAAACAGGTCTCGCACCAGATCAGCTGATAGAATGCCGACCTCTCCCTTCAGGTTGCTGTCCAGATATATTCTCGCCGCGACAGCCGGCTTGTCCTCCCTCCTTCTCCTCTTCCTCTTGAGCGAGACTGGCTTGGGCACGTCGTAAGCCATAATCGTCGCGTTGATACTCCTCCAACGTCGTGTCAGGAGTGTCGGAAGCTGAAGCTGCTAGACATGGCCACGCGTGGTACGGGGTACCCTTTGCCGGTACTGTCTGGTAATGTCCTCGAATGGGCTAGGGACCGCCGAGTCTACCGAGCCGAGGCAATAGTTCTACACGAACCCATAGATCTGCCACAGCAATTCTTCAGCATCAACGAGAGGGAAGACACAACGACAAGCATGTTTTCTTGACAGATTCCCGCATATCATATGAGCTTCTGGCACATGATACATGCCACCCGAGTCAGGCATCTCATGGCATTGGCAACCATCACAAACCTTCGATTGTGTTGTTTCTCGTGTCACTTTCCTTTCCGAACAACAACATCTTCCCACCTCCTTCTCATCATCATGCCTTTTTTCAGCGCAATTGAGATACCAGCCGCCCCGACCCACTGTGGCAGATGCAATGTCTCGCTTCCTTCTTGCATCTTTCTGAAGCGGGATGCGATTGGCTGTCGTCATCACAC contains the following coding sequences:
- a CDS encoding Peroxisomal biogenesis factor 6 codes for the protein MAYDVPKPVSLKRKRRRREDKPAVAARIYLDSNLKGEVGILSADLVRDLFPGQDGQSSGQAGEQKKLFCAVTAWTPNPSLSESSWTILPIRAQAASEKPLPASTIRFPASASGTQSFVKLVQALAPSKPLRQNSSVEVRVSDVVPLPLDTIFVSVDPEAIQKLQDVHKRYGGGVGTAAQNARRPGKQAASPVQEDGAATEREENVKALVKEALWSIVHTEDLLPLPISHPVTHTMAPPARILACEPVSQGLVSDSTNIVLVPTSSEKRANAGNRGLLSPRLDEESGEEDTANEAFYSATEENSPAKPLKPIVTSKSATDFSNSDDMFDSSAEESNLSDDDDMISLAKPSLVDGPSGLSSALTSATPRPFGLGTRGIGTPGSVFSNMTSTTIRGGQATRSKVFRAQGLVERIPNELLHPRPSADEDEEARVYVDAQSLARLGCFSGDWLRIEAAESQILPNFSAFGELGGLTERQWRPAKVYTLPENMTKRAQNYKVNTRHGRRDSISSLATNSSTAAMIYLSPVLLANLQEPTNISMSAMPKNKRQSLKRPMTPRPDTASARLPPTASEVTLRKIVTPISTEQSLNNALFTKLKQYFEMRQRIIKPGDLIAIQVDESLGRSVYEGEAELDGSSASALLCHNVANGESSDSKTPVNVAWFSIEAINVPPSEDGIEPESDTWGDAATIDPTKIQMRQSGDDRRQLPSASSNTWQYYLGVRKVQAKPTANAAATGLPEVTPPYISALQRRLRELISVSIGPRAVHLGMPPLTVLIHSTQRNIGKTRTVQRVCSDLGVHFFPIDGNDIASEGGQGVDTQAQGLLEARCERALDCGAEFTAICITHLEVLGEERTAASLKGVLETARVLVATTTDVDKIPDTVRGLFTHELEMSAPDEGEREGILRDIATDSGVSLALEVDLASIAVKTAALVAGDLLDVVERALVAKAERLYTLAVTKTEAAKDAITIKDIQLSGGAAANAVIPADFDAAVDLARKNFADSIGAPKIPNVQWSDVGGLTNVKDAVIETIQLPLSRPELFAKGLKKRSGILFYGPPGTGKTLLAKAIATEFSLNFFSVKGPELLNMYIGESEANVRRVFQRARDARPCVVFFDELDSVAPKRGNQGDSGGVMDRIVSQLLAELDGMSDGEESGGGVFVIGATNRPDLLDQALLRPGRFDKMLYLGISDTHDKQATILQALTRKFTLSPTVSLPRVASHLPFTFTGADLYALASDAMLKAVTRSARTVDSRVAAINAERNAKGQSVISVAYYFDHYATEADTEVAVVEEDFHLARQELTPSVSLDELRHYERVRSMFESVKEKTEDSNDTHDQRPASSQQGVNGSNAAGGSDARQRAADAMKRISRNGPPASVVTNGSGGGGDHSHPVLRPNAASAPGAADTKADADADDDFVIRTDRMSLQQSSPRKGKGKGKGKSREIESNQPVSNGTVVQDGGDADDAGEDLYD